In the Helianthus annuus cultivar XRQ/B chromosome 11, HanXRQr2.0-SUNRISE, whole genome shotgun sequence genome, one interval contains:
- the LOC110940299 gene encoding RNA pseudouridine synthase 6, chloroplastic isoform X1, whose protein sequence is MASSLQWLPKIRNFIIAPVALQRALTAANHRHRHRHRHRHTAVASACQSMSTLNSVRHEEYGRLLPCPSENVLPRNIEHLVVREEGPVLDFIAKALDLPPLYVADLIHFGAVHYALVCPKPPLTATSEEIKLYKEFTKPSVLRKRPSIKGKTVREAQNTFRVTQPDQLVEAGTYVRVHVRPKRFPRCYEVDWKSRIIAVTESYVVLNKPAGTSVGGTTDNIEETCVTFATRALELTTPLRTTHQIDNCTEGCVVLARTKDYCSVFHRKIREKQVKKLYLALAAAYVPCGVMTHYMRPFRKSPKIISEHFIKGWNVCQLEVLECRRVPWPEALVEEKYGIENIDWPNKEFAYECKVNLLTGRTHQIRAQLAGCGAPIVGDSMYMPAVMAELASSGLNPFGKYGKQFESEAERELAAEEWAAKHGKEPRLAIALQACQISWDEGDHFYEAGPPWWAQ, encoded by the exons ATGGCTTCATCACTCCAATGGCTTCCCAAAATCCGAAACTTCATTATCGCCCCTGTCGCACTACAACGAGCTTTAACCGCCGCTAACCACCGTCACCgtcaccgccaccgccaccgccacacAGCCGTCGCATCCGCTTGTCAATCTATGTCTACTCTCAATTCTGTACG GCATGAGGAATATGGTCGGTTGCTTCCGTGCCCTTCTGAGAATGTTCTACCGAGGAACATTGAACACTTGGTTGTTAGAGAAGAAGGACCTGTTCTTGACTTCATTGCCAAAGCTTTGGATCTTCCACCTTT GTATGTTGCAGATCTTATTCATTTTGGAGCGGTTCACTATGCACTTGTATGCCCAAAGCCTCCGTTAACTGCCACCTCAGAGGAAATCAAGTTATACAAAGAATTTACTAAACCATCGGTCCTAAGAAAGAGACCTTCAATCAAAGGAAAAACCGTAAGAGAGGCACAAAACACATTCAGGGTTACCCAACCTGATCAGTTGGTTGAAGCAGGAACGTATGTGAGGGTTCATGTGCGCCCAAAACGGTTTCCAAG ATGCTATGAAGTTGACTGGAAATCCAGAATAATTGCTGTGACAGAGTCCTACGTTGTTCTCAACAAGCCTGCTGGCACCTCG GTAGGTGGAACTACAGACAACATTGAAGAAACTTGTGTAACTTTCGCCACCCGTGCGTTGGAATTAACCACTCCGTTAAGGACGACTCATCAGATCGATAATTGCACCGAAGGCTG TGTTGTGCTAGCTAGAACTAAGGATTACTGTTCGGTTTTTCATAGAAAGATCAGG GAGAAACAAGTGAAGAAGCTTTATCTTGCACTTGCTGCTGCGTATGTGCCATGCGGAGTCATGACTCATTACATGCGGCCATTTAGAAAGTCCCCTAAAATTATATCCGAAC ACTTTATTAAGGGATGGAACGTGTGTCAACTTGAAGTCCTAGAATGCAGGAGAGTTCCGTGGCCAGAGGCTTTAGTTGAAGAGAAATATGGAATCGAGAATATTGATTGGCCTAATAAAGAATTTGCATATGAGTGCAAAGTCAACCTGTTGACCGGACGTACCCACCAG ATACGAGCTCAACTGGCAGGGTGTGGTGCACCAATAGTGGGTGATTCGATGTATATGCCGGCTGTAATGGCAGAGTTAGCCAGTTCGGGGCTAAACCCGTTTGGGAAGTACGGTAAGCAATTTGAAAGTGAGGCAGAGAGAGAATTGGCTGCTGAAGAATGGGCTGCAAAACATGGGAAGGAACCTAGGCTGGCTATTGCCCTGCAAGCTTGTCAGATTTCATGGGATGAAGGTGACCATTTCTATGAGGCTGGACCTCCTTGGTGGGCCCAGTAG
- the LOC110940299 gene encoding RNA pseudouridine synthase 6, chloroplastic isoform X2 produces the protein MRNMVGCFRALLRMFYRGTLNTWLLEKKDLFLTSLPKLWIFHLYLIHFGAVHYALVCPKPPLTATSEEIKLYKEFTKPSVLRKRPSIKGKTVREAQNTFRVTQPDQLVEAGTYVRVHVRPKRFPRCYEVDWKSRIIAVTESYVVLNKPAGTSVGGTTDNIEETCVTFATRALELTTPLRTTHQIDNCTEGCVVLARTKDYCSVFHRKIREKQVKKLYLALAAAYVPCGVMTHYMRPFRKSPKIISEHFIKGWNVCQLEVLECRRVPWPEALVEEKYGIENIDWPNKEFAYECKVNLLTGRTHQIRAQLAGCGAPIVGDSMYMPAVMAELASSGLNPFGKYGKQFESEAERELAAEEWAAKHGKEPRLAIALQACQISWDEGDHFYEAGPPWWAQ, from the exons ATGAGGAATATGGTCGGTTGCTTCCGTGCCCTTCTGAGAATGTTCTACCGAGGAACATTGAACACTTGGTTGTTAGAGAAGAAGGACCTGTTCTTGACTTCATTGCCAAAGCTTTGGATCTTCCACCTTT ATCTTATTCATTTTGGAGCGGTTCACTATGCACTTGTATGCCCAAAGCCTCCGTTAACTGCCACCTCAGAGGAAATCAAGTTATACAAAGAATTTACTAAACCATCGGTCCTAAGAAAGAGACCTTCAATCAAAGGAAAAACCGTAAGAGAGGCACAAAACACATTCAGGGTTACCCAACCTGATCAGTTGGTTGAAGCAGGAACGTATGTGAGGGTTCATGTGCGCCCAAAACGGTTTCCAAG ATGCTATGAAGTTGACTGGAAATCCAGAATAATTGCTGTGACAGAGTCCTACGTTGTTCTCAACAAGCCTGCTGGCACCTCG GTAGGTGGAACTACAGACAACATTGAAGAAACTTGTGTAACTTTCGCCACCCGTGCGTTGGAATTAACCACTCCGTTAAGGACGACTCATCAGATCGATAATTGCACCGAAGGCTG TGTTGTGCTAGCTAGAACTAAGGATTACTGTTCGGTTTTTCATAGAAAGATCAGG GAGAAACAAGTGAAGAAGCTTTATCTTGCACTTGCTGCTGCGTATGTGCCATGCGGAGTCATGACTCATTACATGCGGCCATTTAGAAAGTCCCCTAAAATTATATCCGAAC ACTTTATTAAGGGATGGAACGTGTGTCAACTTGAAGTCCTAGAATGCAGGAGAGTTCCGTGGCCAGAGGCTTTAGTTGAAGAGAAATATGGAATCGAGAATATTGATTGGCCTAATAAAGAATTTGCATATGAGTGCAAAGTCAACCTGTTGACCGGACGTACCCACCAG ATACGAGCTCAACTGGCAGGGTGTGGTGCACCAATAGTGGGTGATTCGATGTATATGCCGGCTGTAATGGCAGAGTTAGCCAGTTCGGGGCTAAACCCGTTTGGGAAGTACGGTAAGCAATTTGAAAGTGAGGCAGAGAGAGAATTGGCTGCTGAAGAATGGGCTGCAAAACATGGGAAGGAACCTAGGCTGGCTATTGCCCTGCAAGCTTGTCAGATTTCATGGGATGAAGGTGACCATTTCTATGAGGCTGGACCTCCTTGGTGGGCCCAGTAG
- the LOC110938699 gene encoding uncharacterized protein LOC110938699, which produces MNQQNISKTPDLLVKRKRGRPRKDESIARNVKQHTQPPLAMAAPQPPPQVATIFPASNNASKVDPNMVGQVVTCVIDGIFDNGYLLSACVGPNNTVLRGIVFQQGHVAPVTPANDVAPHVEMCTRGEFPIPPSNPGTSIQISTPELPKQPAQPVAMQNYQNTPVMVTGGSSSSLQQESLTMIQQNNLMDVFEMSKTVEGSQACDQRARNEHVVSDPTAENFPERETVVPKATELEPVVNEQPEGEKPEVITPVETVVENQPSMANDGLQQESQAQTGEMSGIDANQVQNREIGVDLSLSNFPEI; this is translated from the exons ATGAATCAACAGAACATATCAAAGACACCAGATCTCCTAGTGAAGCGTAAGCGCGGTCGTCCACGCAAGGATGAGAGCATAGCGAGAAACGTAAAACAACATACTCAACCACCTCTAGCTATGGCGGCACCACAACCGCCACCACAAGTAGCCACTATCTTTCCCGCTAGCAACAATGCGAGTAAGGTTGACCCTAACATGGTAGGACAAGTTGTTACATGTGTGATTGATGGTATCTTTGACAACGGGTACCTCCTATCCGCCTGCGTGGGTCCCAATAACACGGTCCTTCGTGGCATTGTGTTCCAACAAGGTCACGTTGCTCCCGTTACGCCTGCGAATGACGTGGCGCCACACGTTGAAATGTGCACAAGAGGTGAATTTCCAATCCCGCCCTCGAATCCAGGAACCTCGATACAAATTTCTACTCCTGAATTACCAAAACAGCCTGCACAGCCCGTGGCAAtgcaaaattaccaaaatacccctgttaTGGTGACAGGAGGAAGTAGCAGTTCACTACAACAGGAAAGTTTAACGATGATCCAGCAAAACAATCTAATGGATGTTTTTGAGATGTCTAAAACGGTTGAAGGGTCGCAAGCTTGTGATCAAAGGGCTAGGAACGAGCATGTGGTATCTGATCCAACGGCTGAGAATTTCCCTGAAAGAGAGACTGTTGTCCCCAAGGCTACTGAGCTCGAACCAGTGGTCAACGAGCAGCCCGAAGGTGAAAAGCCCGAGGTTATAACTCCTGTAGAAACCGTTGTGGAGAATCAACCATCAATGGCAAATGACGGGCTGCAGCAAGAAAGTCAAGCGCAAACAG GCGAAATGAGCGGCATTGATGCAAATCAAGTGCAGAATCGAGAAATAGGTGTGGATCTTTCTCTGAGCAACTTTCCTGAAATCTGA